Proteins from a single region of Lates calcarifer isolate ASB-BC8 unplaced genomic scaffold, TLL_Latcal_v3 _unitig_4777_quiver_1712, whole genome shotgun sequence:
- the LOC108902214 gene encoding fish-egg lectin-like produces MKAVAAFLLVLCYLAGSHAWNCKVGPRLYNIKQIDAGQGQVVATNKYNRAYYLIRTYWYSMSSDYIKHASVGPAGIWGTDTKNKVYKYIGGNFTLVNGLSMEQVDAGGDGQVVGVTPSTYRAYCLRDSYSLAYKGTGSVSWNYHSRILKYYTCGPKYGCWGVDSSSRVYHTPRVTPSSCSYSSWRYVSGLSMKMIEVASDGSVFGVATNGRVYQRTGIYSSRTYGLSWSYVSMQKPISHVTYDLGNLWAVTTSGLLLQCSQ; encoded by the exons ATGAAAGCTGTTGCAGCCTTCTTGCTGGTGCTGTGTTACCTGGCTGGCAGTCATG CATGGAACTGCAAAGTTGGTCCACGGCTGTATAACATCAAACAGATTGATGCTGGACAGGGACAAGTGGTTGCAACAAACAAGTACAACCGGGCCTATTACCTGATTAGAACCTACTGGTACAGTATGAGTTCAGACTACATCAAGCATGCCTCAGTGGGACCTGCAGGAATTTGGGGAACTGACACCAAAAACAAGGTCTACAAATACATAGGTGGCAACTTCACACTTGTCAATG GTCTGTCTATGGAGCAGGTGGATGCTGGAGGTGATGGTCAGGTTGTTGGAGTTACACCCAGCACTTATCGCGCCTACTGTTTGAGAGACAGTTACTCTCTGGCTTACAAAGGAACTGGTAGCGTGAGCTGGAATTACCACTCAAGGATTCTGAAGTACTACACCTGCGGCCCAAAGTACGGATGCTGGGGAGTCGACTCGAGTTCGCGAGTCTACCACACACCG AGAGTCACCCCGAGCAGCTGCAGCTATAGTAGCTGGAGATATGTGTCAGGACTGTCCATGAAAATGATTGAAGTGGCAAGTGATGGAAGTGTGTTTGGAGTGGCTACAAATGGCCGGGTGTACCAAAG AACTGGCATCTACAGCTCTCGCACATATGGCCTGTCTTGGTCCTATGTCTCCATGCAAAAGCCCATCAGCCACGTGACCTACGACCTGGGCAATCTCTGGGCAGTGACCACCTCTGGTTTGCTTCTGCAGTGCTCACAATAA
- the LOC108902215 gene encoding LOW QUALITY PROTEIN: fish-egg lectin (The sequence of the model RefSeq protein was modified relative to this genomic sequence to represent the inferred CDS: substituted 1 base at 1 genomic stop codon) — MKAVAAFLLVLCYLAGSHAWNCKVGPRLYNIKQIDAGQGQVVATNKYNRAYYLIRTYWYSMSSDYIKHASVGPAGIWGTDTKNKVYKYIGGNFTLVNGLSMEQVDAGGDGQVVGVTPSTYRAYCLRDSYSLAYKGTGSVSWNYHSRILKYYACGPKYGCXGVDSSSRVYHTPRVTPSSCSYSSWRYVSGLSMKMIEVASDGSVFGVATNGRVYQRTGIYSSRTYGLSWSSVSMCMPISHVTYDLGNLWAVTTSGLLLQCSQ, encoded by the exons atgAAAGCTGTTGCAGCCTTCTTGCTGGTGCTGTGTTACCTGGCTGGCAGTCATG CATGGAACTGCAAAGTTGGTCCACGGCTGTATAACATCAAACAGATTGATGCTGGACAGGGACAAGTGGTTGCAACAAACAAGTACAACCGGGCCTATTACCTGATTAGAACCTACTGGTACAGTATGAGTTCAGACTACATCAAGCATGCCTCAGTGGGACCTGCAGGAATTTGGGGAACTGACACCAAAAACAAGGTCTACAAATACATAGGTGGCAACTTCACACTTGTCAATG GTCTGTCTATGGAGCAGGTGGATGCTGGAGGTGATGGTCAGGTTGTTGGAGTTACACCCAGCACTTATCGCGCCTACTGTTTGAGAGACAGTTACTCTCTGGCCTACAAAGGAACTGGTAGCGTGAGCTGGAATTACCACTCAAGGATTCTGAAGTACTACGCCTGCGGCCCAAAGTACGGATGCTGAGGAGTCGACTCGAGTTCGCGGGTCTACCACACACCG AGAGTCACCCCGAGCAGCTGCAGCTATAGTAGCTGGAGATATGTGTCAGGACTGTCCATGAAAATGATTGAAGTGGCAAGTGATGGAAGTGTGTTTGGAGTGGCTACAAATGGCCGGGTGTACCAAAG AACTGGCATCTACAGCTCTCGCACATATGGCCTGTCTTGGTCCTCTGTCTCCATGTGCATGCCCATCAGCCACGTGACCTACGACCTGGGCAATCTCTGGGCAGTGACCACCTCTGGTTTGCTTCTGCAGTGCTCACAATAA
- the LOC108902216 gene encoding fish-egg lectin, producing the protein MKAVAAFLLVLCYLAGSHAWNCKVGPRLYNIKQIDAGQGQVVATDKYNRAYYLIRTYWYSMSSGYIKHASVGPAGIWGTDTKNKVYKYIGGNFTLVNGLSMEQVDAGGDGQVVGVTPSTYRAYCLRDSYSLAYKGTGSVSWNYHSRILKYYTCGPKYGCWGVDSSSRVYHTPRVTPSSCSYSSWRYVSGLSMKMIEVASDGSVFGVATNGRVYQRTGIYSSRTYGLSWSSVSMCMPISHVTYDLGNLWAVTTSGLLLQCSQ; encoded by the exons atgAAAGCTGTTGCAGCCTTCTTGCTGGTGCTGTGTTACCTGGCTGGCAGTCATG CATGGAACTGCAAAGTTGGTCCACGGCTGTATAACATCAAACAGATTGATGCTGGACAGGGACAAGTGGTTGCAACAGACAAGTACAACCGGGCCTATTACCTGATTAGAACCTACTGGTACAGTATGAGTTCAGGCTACATCAAGCATGCCTCAGTGGGACCTGCAGGAATTTGGGGAACTGACACCAAAAACAAGGTCTACAAATACATAGGTGGCAACTTCACACTTGTCAATG GTCTGTCTATGGAGCAGGTGGATGCTGGAGGTGATGGTCAGGTTGTTGGAGTTACACCCAGCACTTATCGCGCCTACTGTTTGAGAGACAGTTACTCTCTGGCTTACAAAGGAACTGGTAGCGTGAGCTGGAATTACCACTCAAGGATTCTGAAGTACTACACCTGCGGCCCAAAGTACGGATGCTGGGGAGTCGACTCGAGTTCGCGGGTCTACCACACACCG AGAGTCACCCCGAGCAGCTGCAGCTATAGTAGCTGGAGATATGTGTCAGGACTGTCCATGAAAATGATTGAAGTGGCAAGTGATGGAAGTGTGTTTGGAGTGGCTACAAATGGCCGGGTGTACCAAAG AACTGGCATCTACAGCTCTCGCACATATGGCCTGTCTTGGTCCTCTGTCTCCATGTGCATGCCCATCAGCCACGTGACCTACGACCTGGGCAATCTCTGGGCAGTGACCACCTCTGGTTTGCTTCTGCAGTGCTCACAATAA